One Nonomuraea angiospora DNA segment encodes these proteins:
- a CDS encoding RHS repeat-associated core domain-containing protein — MGRSKSPGRLTRHLAALSAVVVAAGMLVAVPQQASAAPMKEPPGVGKTERVVAGRPLKAVARKPDPAARGATPPTARWPRPGAAEAEVEGAAQEQRAGDLPVWVRAPRGTDRNVVPAAGKVKIQIMDRAAGERAGVDGVVFGVTADGSVGVELDYSGFAGAYGGSYGSRLRLVRLPSCALTTPSNPECRTTTPVASHNDTERKRLSADVTPSSPSASASTGGQTVLAAVAGGSGDKGDYSATKLSSSATWSVSEQSGDFSWSYPIRVPPVPGELTPKVGFSYSSGAMDGRTSNTNNQPSWVGEGFDYWPGYIQRGYKPCADDGAPKDEWGTPPGDQCWAYDNAAISWNGKGGELVQAGDGTWRLKNDDGTRVERLKDTGTANGDDDGEYWKLTTPDGVQYFFGLNRLPGWSSGKPETGSAWTQPVFGDDAGEPCHGDTFAKSWCQQAYRWNLDYVVDPRGNAITYFYKQEGNRYGRDLEPADDTPYVRGGWLDRIEYGRRADSLFTGNAPALVVFRVSERCLGDAPACAPDKIDDTPLNWPDVPWDLNCAAGTECKGTHGALTPTFWSRKRLTEVKTQVQKADGTYRDVESWTLDHDWGDADVDRALLLKSIKHTGLASGTAITLPLVTFNHVQLPNRVDKQGDDIAPFVKYRLGAIYDESGGQIDVNYSDEDCTLGSLPKPETNTHRCFPVKWTPAGYEEPIQDWFHKYVVTRVVRSDRTGGGPDMLTSYDYPDGAAWHFDDDDGITKEKYKTWSQWRGYGRVQVTTGGWNDPRSLTEHLYLRGMDGDRLNADGGAKSVKISDGEGGEHVDHDALAGFELKRTEFAGPGGAVEVKTVNTPWRRQTASRTRSWGTVTANLVNVAKTHTWTALDGGKWRETESSVTYEPTVGLVTQTDDEGDVSTNADDRCVRVSYAQDNKRWMLNFPSGSETVSVSCSVTPDRSKQLLEAERSSYDGGAVGAAPAKGLLTKSEEIAAHDGTKATYVATETSTYDSYGRDLTSKDAAGNVTTTVFTDTAGLTTEVRVTGPPAKPGDETTAHVIREERDPAFGLPTAKVDADGKRTDLQYDALGRLGAVWLPDRSKQGKQTPNLEFSYRIADGQIIAIGTRRLTAEGDQTAPTYELYDGWLRLRQVQDPGPGGGRLIADTLYDSRGNLAREYGQYYSTGAPSTSLFGPYEGNVESQTAHDYDGRNRETVRRFLVGNGETREKWRTTTAYSGDRTSVTPPPGATASTSVFDARGRLVELRQYRGGTPAGAYDATSYTYTPMGDQATVKDGVGNTWTHHYDLRRREIQTDDPDKGTTKYTYDDLDRVTSIEDARHRKVFTTYDALGRKTEVREGAADGPVITAWAYDTVHKGQLSSATRYTDGQAYTTAVNAYDSLDRVIRTTVTIPASEGKLAGSYQFDNRYKLDGTTQSTSFPDSGGLAAETVVYGYDELRRPTTTSGLTPYVTRSTHSLTGKPEQYELSTGGKKAWLTYSYEFGTQRLHSSRTDREEVAGVDRAATYGYDPAGNITMISDVSRDGTDTQCFAYDYLRRMSEAWSQGTPSCAGTPAAGVVGGVAPYWQSFTYDPTGNRTKEVQHGVGGVADTIRSYTYPAPGAPRPHALSSLTQTGGAGARSDTYTYDDIGNTLSRNDQSLEWDVEGRLSKTTEGGKATSYGYDADGNRLIRRDPAGATLYLPGMELRLDNVTAKVEATRYYVHDTVTVAVRTPKGVTFLAADQNGTGELAIDAATQQLSQRRFTPFGQRRGTSVGTWPGERGFVGGTDDPTGLTHLGAREYDPATGRFISVDPIIDSQDPQQMNAYAYANNNPVTFTDPDGKIFHGPFHPPFPPGGGSVGDWIDRAGGGSSGGSGHHGGNGRRSNPAGGVSSFAKKSVSTFCGLGMPLQNFCQNAVEGVDPRKFDGLSWLLLGLGAAADGFDSRAGRSAAIALRNYDRIRKTGSALILTNRNRWLNRGARLWYNGDANRALYRGIKWGRRLSKAGKFLGVVGYGLEFGVTAYEQYEEDEGSGLTKGERVGRATLRGGTVATSAALGAGAGVGLCLPGTVVIAAACGAAGGYVGGLLGGLAADTVIKTYDKVKSGWSKVKKGWNKIF; from the coding sequence ATGGGCAGGTCCAAGAGCCCCGGGAGGCTCACGCGTCACCTCGCCGCTTTGTCGGCGGTGGTGGTCGCCGCCGGCATGCTCGTGGCGGTACCCCAACAGGCGTCGGCGGCTCCCATGAAGGAGCCGCCCGGCGTCGGGAAAACGGAGCGGGTGGTCGCCGGGCGGCCACTGAAAGCCGTCGCCCGAAAGCCCGATCCCGCGGCGAGGGGAGCGACCCCGCCGACGGCGCGATGGCCCCGTCCCGGCGCCGCCGAGGCCGAGGTGGAGGGTGCCGCACAGGAGCAGCGTGCGGGTGACCTCCCGGTGTGGGTGCGCGCGCCGCGCGGCACGGACAGGAACGTCGTGCCGGCCGCCGGCAAGGTCAAGATCCAGATCATGGATCGGGCCGCGGGCGAGCGCGCCGGCGTGGACGGAGTCGTGTTCGGCGTGACGGCGGACGGCTCGGTCGGGGTGGAGCTCGACTACTCGGGCTTCGCGGGCGCGTACGGCGGCTCCTACGGCAGCCGGCTCAGGCTGGTGCGCCTGCCCTCGTGCGCGCTGACCACGCCTTCGAACCCCGAGTGCCGGACCACGACCCCGGTGGCCTCGCACAACGACACGGAGCGCAAGAGACTCTCCGCCGACGTCACCCCGTCGTCGCCGTCGGCATCGGCGAGCACGGGCGGTCAGACGGTGCTCGCCGCGGTCGCGGGCGGCTCCGGCGACAAGGGCGACTACTCGGCCACCAAGCTCTCCTCCTCGGCGACGTGGTCGGTGTCGGAGCAGTCCGGCGACTTCTCCTGGTCCTACCCGATCCGGGTGCCGCCCGTGCCCGGCGAGCTGACCCCGAAGGTCGGGTTCTCCTACTCCTCCGGCGCCATGGACGGCCGCACCTCCAACACCAACAACCAGCCGTCCTGGGTGGGCGAGGGCTTCGACTACTGGCCCGGCTACATCCAGCGCGGGTACAAGCCCTGCGCCGACGACGGAGCGCCCAAGGACGAATGGGGCACCCCGCCGGGCGACCAGTGCTGGGCGTACGACAACGCCGCCATCAGCTGGAACGGCAAGGGCGGCGAGCTGGTCCAGGCCGGTGACGGCACCTGGCGGTTGAAGAACGACGACGGCACCCGCGTCGAGCGGCTGAAGGACACAGGCACCGCCAACGGCGACGACGACGGCGAGTACTGGAAGCTCACCACCCCGGACGGCGTGCAGTACTTCTTCGGCCTCAACCGGCTGCCCGGCTGGAGCTCCGGCAAGCCCGAGACCGGGTCGGCCTGGACCCAGCCCGTCTTCGGCGACGACGCCGGCGAGCCCTGCCATGGCGACACGTTCGCCAAGTCCTGGTGCCAGCAGGCCTACCGGTGGAACCTCGACTACGTGGTGGACCCGCGTGGCAACGCCATCACGTACTTCTACAAGCAGGAGGGCAACCGCTACGGCCGCGACCTCGAGCCCGCCGACGACACCCCGTACGTCAGGGGAGGCTGGCTCGACCGCATCGAGTACGGCCGCCGCGCGGACTCCCTCTTCACCGGCAACGCCCCGGCACTGGTCGTCTTCCGCGTGTCCGAGCGCTGCCTCGGCGACGCCCCCGCGTGCGCCCCGGACAAGATCGACGACACTCCGCTGAACTGGCCCGACGTCCCGTGGGACCTCAACTGCGCGGCCGGTACGGAATGCAAGGGCACCCACGGCGCGCTCACCCCCACATTCTGGTCGCGCAAGCGGCTCACCGAGGTCAAGACCCAGGTGCAGAAGGCTGACGGCACCTACCGCGACGTCGAGTCGTGGACGCTCGACCACGACTGGGGCGACGCGGACGTCGACCGAGCGCTGCTGCTGAAGTCGATCAAGCACACCGGTCTCGCCTCCGGCACGGCCATCACGCTGCCGCTGGTGACGTTCAACCACGTCCAGCTGCCCAACCGCGTCGACAAGCAGGGCGACGACATCGCGCCGTTCGTCAAGTACCGGCTCGGCGCAATCTACGACGAGTCCGGCGGCCAGATAGACGTCAACTACTCCGACGAGGACTGCACGCTCGGCTCGCTGCCGAAACCGGAGACCAACACCCACCGCTGCTTCCCCGTGAAGTGGACGCCCGCCGGCTACGAGGAGCCGATCCAGGACTGGTTCCACAAGTACGTCGTCACCCGGGTCGTCCGTTCGGACCGGACCGGCGGCGGACCCGACATGCTGACGTCGTACGACTATCCCGATGGAGCGGCCTGGCACTTCGACGACGACGACGGCATCACCAAGGAGAAGTACAAGACCTGGTCGCAGTGGCGGGGTTACGGGCGCGTCCAGGTCACGACGGGCGGGTGGAACGACCCCCGCTCCCTCACCGAGCACCTGTACCTTCGCGGCATGGACGGCGACCGCCTGAACGCCGACGGCGGTGCCAAGAGCGTCAAGATCTCCGACGGCGAAGGCGGCGAGCACGTCGACCATGACGCCCTGGCGGGCTTCGAGCTGAAGAGGACGGAGTTCGCCGGACCGGGCGGTGCGGTGGAGGTCAAGACCGTCAACACCCCGTGGCGGCGGCAGACGGCGAGCCGTACCCGCAGCTGGGGGACGGTCACCGCCAACCTCGTCAACGTCGCCAAGACCCACACCTGGACGGCGCTCGACGGCGGCAAGTGGCGCGAGACGGAGAGCTCGGTCACCTATGAGCCGACTGTCGGCCTCGTCACGCAGACCGACGACGAAGGCGATGTGTCCACGAACGCCGACGACCGGTGCGTCCGCGTCAGCTACGCCCAGGACAACAAGCGGTGGATGCTGAACTTCCCCTCCGGGTCGGAGACCGTCTCGGTGAGCTGCTCGGTCACTCCCGACCGTTCGAAGCAGCTGCTGGAGGCCGAGCGCTCGTCCTACGACGGCGGGGCCGTCGGCGCGGCCCCGGCCAAGGGCCTGCTCACCAAGAGCGAGGAGATCGCCGCCCACGACGGCACGAAGGCGACGTATGTGGCGACGGAGACCTCCACGTACGACTCCTACGGGCGCGACCTCACCTCCAAGGACGCGGCGGGCAACGTCACCACCACCGTCTTCACCGACACCGCCGGGCTGACCACCGAAGTGCGGGTGACCGGGCCGCCGGCGAAACCCGGTGACGAGACCACGGCGCACGTCATCCGCGAGGAGCGCGACCCGGCGTTCGGCCTGCCGACCGCCAAGGTGGACGCCGACGGCAAGCGCACCGACCTCCAGTACGACGCCCTGGGCCGCCTCGGCGCGGTGTGGCTGCCCGACCGGTCCAAGCAGGGCAAACAGACGCCCAACCTGGAGTTCAGCTACCGTATCGCCGACGGCCAGATCATCGCGATCGGCACCCGGCGGCTGACCGCCGAGGGAGACCAGACCGCGCCGACGTACGAGCTGTACGACGGGTGGCTGCGACTGCGCCAGGTCCAGGACCCGGGCCCCGGAGGCGGGCGGCTGATCGCCGACACCCTCTACGACTCTCGCGGCAACCTCGCCCGCGAGTACGGCCAGTACTACTCGACCGGCGCTCCTTCGACGAGCCTGTTCGGCCCCTACGAGGGCAACGTCGAGTCGCAGACGGCTCACGACTACGACGGCCGCAACCGGGAGACGGTCCGGCGCTTCCTGGTGGGGAACGGGGAGACCCGGGAGAAGTGGCGCACCACGACGGCCTATTCGGGCGACCGGACCTCGGTGACCCCGCCGCCGGGTGCGACGGCGTCGACCTCCGTCTTCGACGCCCGCGGCCGGCTTGTCGAGCTGCGCCAGTACCGCGGCGGCACCCCGGCGGGAGCCTATGACGCGACCTCCTACACCTACACCCCGATGGGCGACCAGGCGACCGTGAAGGACGGCGTCGGCAACACCTGGACCCACCACTACGACCTGCGGCGGCGGGAGATCCAGACCGACGACCCGGACAAGGGAACCACCAAGTACACTTACGACGACCTCGACCGGGTCACCTCGATCGAGGACGCCCGGCACCGGAAGGTCTTCACCACCTACGACGCTTTGGGCCGAAAGACTGAGGTCCGGGAGGGTGCGGCGGACGGGCCCGTCATCACGGCCTGGGCCTACGACACGGTCCACAAGGGCCAGCTGTCCAGCGCCACCCGCTACACCGACGGGCAGGCGTACACGACTGCGGTCAACGCCTACGACAGCCTCGACCGGGTGATCCGTACCACCGTGACGATCCCCGCGTCCGAGGGCAAGCTGGCCGGGAGTTACCAGTTCGACAACCGCTACAAGCTGGACGGCACGACGCAGTCGACGAGCTTCCCCGACTCCGGCGGCCTCGCGGCCGAAACCGTTGTCTACGGCTACGACGAGCTGCGCAGGCCGACGACCACCTCGGGCCTCACCCCGTACGTGACCAGGTCCACGCACAGCCTGACCGGCAAACCGGAGCAGTACGAGCTGTCCACCGGCGGCAAGAAGGCGTGGCTCACCTACTCCTACGAGTTCGGCACCCAGCGCCTGCACTCCTCCAGGACCGACCGTGAGGAGGTCGCGGGGGTGGACCGCGCGGCCACGTACGGATACGACCCGGCCGGGAACATCACCATGATCTCGGACGTCTCGCGCGACGGCACCGACACGCAGTGCTTCGCCTACGACTACCTGCGCCGGATGAGCGAGGCCTGGTCCCAGGGCACGCCGTCGTGCGCCGGGACGCCGGCCGCGGGCGTGGTCGGGGGCGTGGCGCCGTACTGGCAGTCGTTCACCTACGACCCGACCGGCAACCGTACGAAGGAAGTCCAGCACGGTGTCGGCGGTGTCGCCGACACCATCCGCTCCTACACCTATCCCGCGCCGGGGGCGCCCCGGCCGCACGCGCTCTCCTCGCTCACCCAGACCGGCGGCGCCGGGGCGCGGTCCGACACCTACACCTACGACGACATCGGCAACACGCTGAGTCGCAACGACCAGAGCCTGGAGTGGGACGTCGAAGGACGGCTCAGCAAGACCACCGAGGGCGGGAAGGCCACCTCCTACGGCTACGACGCCGACGGCAACCGGCTCATCCGCCGAGACCCCGCCGGGGCCACCCTGTACCTGCCGGGGATGGAGTTGCGCCTGGACAACGTCACGGCCAAGGTCGAGGCCACCCGCTACTACGTCCACGACACGGTCACCGTCGCGGTCCGCACCCCGAAGGGGGTCACCTTCCTGGCGGCCGACCAGAACGGCACCGGGGAACTCGCGATCGACGCCGCCACGCAGCAGCTGTCGCAACGCCGCTTCACCCCCTTCGGCCAGCGGCGCGGGACCTCGGTCGGCACCTGGCCGGGAGAGCGCGGCTTCGTCGGCGGCACCGACGACCCGACCGGTCTCACCCATCTCGGCGCCCGCGAGTACGACCCGGCGACCGGCAGATTCATCAGCGTCGACCCGATCATCGACTCGCAGGACCCGCAGCAGATGAACGCCTACGCCTACGCCAACAACAACCCCGTCACCTTCACCGACCCGGACGGGAAGATCTTCCACGGGCCGTTCCACCCGCCGTTCCCGCCCGGCGGGGGCAGCGTCGGAGACTGGATCGACCGCGCCGGCGGCGGTAGCAGCGGCGGTAGCGGCCATCATGGTGGTAACGGTCGCCGCTCCAACCCGGCCGGTGGCGTGTCGTCCTTCGCCAAGAAGTCCGTAAGCACTTTCTGCGGGCTCGGCATGCCCCTCCAGAACTTCTGCCAGAACGCCGTGGAGGGCGTCGACCCGCGCAAGTTCGACGGGCTGAGCTGGCTCCTGCTCGGCCTGGGCGCCGCCGCGGACGGCTTCGACTCCCGGGCAGGGCGGTCGGCGGCGATCGCACTCCGCAACTACGACAGGATCAGGAAGACGGGTTCGGCGTTGATTCTGACCAACCGGAACCGCTGGCTCAACCGCGGTGCGCGCCTCTGGTACAACGGCGATGCCAACCGCGCTCTGTACCGCGGGATCAAGTGGGGAAGGCGTCTCAGCAAGGCCGGAAAATTTCTGGGCGTAGTGGGCTACGGGCTCGAATTCGGCGTTACGGCTTACGAACAGTACGAGGAAGACGAGGGTTCCGGCCTCACCAAGGGGGAGCGGGTGGGCCGCGCCACCCTCCGCGGCGGAACCGTAGCGACCAGCGCGGCCCTCGGAGCGGGCGCGGGGGTCGGGTTGTGCCTGCCCGGTACGGTGGTGATCGCGGCGGCCTGCGGCGCGGCGGGTGGCTATGTCGGCGGCCTGCTCGGCGGGCTCGCCGCCGACACCGTGATCAAGACGTACGACAAAGTGAAGTCAGGCTGGTCGAAGGTCAAGAAGGGATGGAACAAGATTTTCTGA
- a CDS encoding ABC transporter substrate-binding protein translates to MRTPLVRWSLLPVSLALALTSCAKGTGGGTSASPSAGQFNPSATYQGTISVMGFGATDEIGSTRVDLAKKALGGADIKLIEGDLDIQQFLSSVAAGDPPDVVYANRDEIGTFASRGAIIPLTSCIKGEQIDTSMYGKDALGQVTFGDEVWAIPEFSQVQITMANGDLLKRAGLTIDDVNGSSWDKITAAAKKLYKAPGGKLQAIGYDSKLPEFLPLWAKANGADLLSADGRTAQLNSPQVVKALEFAVGIYDAQGGFAKVKALRDSADFFGKGNQFAEDELGAMPMEQWYVNVLNDVSPKAPLVFDTFRTPQGRPLAFSSGSSWAIPKGAKNAAAACRFAKTMTLVDTWKAAAQVRLDKRKAEGKPFTGILTGNVKADAEIEKMLTSGGPVWDAGVKAFYEANKHTFSLPANPADKEFKTAWQDAVNRVLNGQDKPQPALDKAQRDAQAALDKAWAGWTKRTN, encoded by the coding sequence ATGCGAACCCCACTCGTCCGCTGGTCCCTTCTGCCGGTGTCCCTGGCACTGGCCCTCACCTCCTGCGCCAAGGGCACCGGCGGCGGGACGTCCGCGAGCCCGTCGGCGGGTCAGTTCAACCCCAGCGCCACCTACCAGGGCACCATCTCCGTCATGGGCTTCGGCGCGACGGACGAGATCGGGTCGACCCGCGTCGACCTGGCCAAGAAGGCGCTCGGGGGCGCGGACATCAAGTTGATCGAGGGCGACCTCGACATCCAGCAGTTCCTCTCCTCGGTGGCCGCGGGTGACCCGCCGGACGTCGTCTACGCCAACCGCGACGAGATCGGCACGTTCGCCTCCCGCGGCGCCATCATCCCGCTGACCTCGTGCATCAAGGGCGAGCAGATCGACACCTCGATGTACGGCAAGGACGCGCTCGGCCAGGTGACCTTCGGCGACGAGGTCTGGGCCATCCCCGAGTTCAGCCAGGTCCAGATCACGATGGCCAACGGCGACCTGCTCAAGCGGGCCGGGCTGACGATCGACGACGTCAACGGCTCCAGCTGGGACAAGATCACCGCCGCGGCGAAGAAGCTGTACAAGGCGCCGGGCGGCAAGCTTCAGGCGATCGGCTACGACAGCAAGCTGCCGGAGTTCCTGCCGCTGTGGGCCAAGGCCAACGGCGCCGACCTGCTGTCGGCCGACGGCCGGACGGCGCAGCTTAACAGCCCGCAGGTGGTCAAGGCGCTGGAGTTCGCGGTCGGCATCTACGACGCGCAGGGCGGCTTCGCCAAGGTCAAGGCCCTGCGCGACTCGGCCGACTTCTTCGGCAAGGGCAACCAGTTCGCCGAGGACGAGCTGGGCGCCATGCCCATGGAGCAGTGGTACGTCAACGTGCTCAACGACGTCTCACCCAAGGCGCCCCTGGTGTTCGACACCTTCCGCACCCCGCAGGGCCGGCCGCTGGCCTTCTCCTCGGGCTCCTCGTGGGCGATCCCCAAGGGGGCGAAGAACGCCGCGGCCGCCTGCCGCTTCGCCAAGACCATGACGCTCGTCGACACCTGGAAGGCCGCGGCCCAGGTCCGGCTGGACAAGCGCAAGGCGGAGGGCAAGCCGTTCACCGGCATCCTGACCGGCAACGTCAAGGCCGACGCGGAGATCGAGAAGATGCTCACCTCGGGCGGCCCCGTCTGGGACGCCGGCGTGAAGGCGTTCTACGAGGCCAACAAGCACACCTTCAGCCTCCCCGCCAACCCCGCCGACAAGGAGTTCAAGACGGCCTGGCAGGACGCGGTGAACCGGGTGCTCAACGGCCAGGACAAGCCGCAGCCGGCGCTCGACAAGGCGCAGCGGGACGCCCAGGCCGCTCTCGACAAGGCGTGGGCCGGCTGGACGAAGCGTACGAACTGA